The sequence CTTGGCGAGATCATTCAAGCATCCGGGCTTGATCGGAGTATGGTCTCGAAATACCTATCAGTTTTATTAAAACTTCATATTGTACGTGAGGAGTTGCCAGTTACCGCTACACCGGGGTCCAGAAAACGGAGGTACCGGATTTCAGATCCCTATCTCTCTTTCTGGTTCAGATTTGTGTATCCGGAGATGACCGCAATAGAAGCAAGGCAGACATCACAGGTTCTTAAGCGAATTAAGAATAACTTCCCCGGATTTTCTGGACCACTCTTTGAACTTCTGACTGAACATCTCATCAGGGAAAGAGTTCTTTTTCCGGATACCCCCATAAACCAACTTGGAAGGTGGTGGCATAATGAAACGGAGATTGACCTTGTTGGTATTTCAGAAAGTGAAGACCTGATGATTTGTGTTGAGTGTAAGTGGACTGATCTTTCCCAAAATGAGGCACATGTAATCCTCAAAAAACTGGAGGAGAAAAGTCAGATGGTCAGATGGAAGAATGAGAAAAGAAAGACCATCTATGCTCTGGTTGGGAAAAAAATTGCAGGAAAACGTGATATCAGGAAATCTGGATATGAGGTGTACGATCTTTCGGATATTGACCGGATTTTAGGATACCACTGAATAGAACAGGCGGATTGAAAAGAAGGTGATTTCTCTCAAATAATTTCTCTATGGAAAAAAATTATACCAAAAATGGGAATAACACTTTTTTAAACCACTTTTGACACATTTTTTCTCATAACGGTCATCATTCCAAAGTAGATCGTAATCACTCGAGCAAGGAGAAGACCTGATAAAAATCCTATGAAAGAACCGGATCGTGTGGAATTGGAATCAAGTTTATAAACCATACACGAATAGCATTTAGGATCCAATAATAAAGAGAAATAATGAAGCCGGAGATGACCATCAGACCAGACATATATTCAGAAATAGAGCAGAATATCGATATCCTACATATCGAACCGGTTTGTAAGGGATACTCTGACGACAAGAAATATCTTCTTACGACAAAATCCGAAGAAAGATTTCTGCTTCGGATAACAGAAACTGATGATACCGAAGTACTGTCCGGAAGGAAAGAGATGTTCACCCTGATGAACAGACTCGCCAGATATTCATCTCTGGTTCCCCGTTCTCAGGCATGTTGGATCTCTCAGGATGCTCATTTCTGTATTATGATCCACGAGTATATGGAAGGTGATGATGGAGAAGCATCATTACACAAGTATAGTTCAGATACCCAATATGAAATCGGATACCGTGCAGGAATTGAACTGAAAAAAATCCACCAACTTACAGCTCCTGCCACTCTTTCCTCATGGTATGCCAGAAAAAAACAGAAGCACGAACGATACTGCGAGGTATGTAACCGGGAGCATATGGTCCCGCAAGAATTAGATTTGGAACCAGTTCATGCGTATATTGCTGATAACATTCACCTGATGAAAGATGTCAGGCAGACATTTCAGCATGATGACTATCATCCTGCGAATCTGATAATAAATAATGGACAATTAACCGGTATTATAGATTTTAACCGATATGACTGGGTGACCCCATTCACGATTTTTACAAACTGGCATATTTTTCCAGCAGAATTAGTATCCCATTCTCACGCGGTCAGATTGATGGGTATTTCATGAGAAATATCCCTCCGGATTTTTGGAAAAGATATGCTCTCTATAATGCAATGAGCATCGTCCCTTCTCTAGTCTGGTCGTCGCGAATGGCATGTAAGAAAGAATTCAGGGACGAACTAAAAAAAGCAATTATGTATATTAAAACCCTTATCGATGACCATCAAGGATTTACTTCAGCGATCCCACAATGGTACCATAATTCTGTCATTCATGAAAAATGATGGAGTTGTCATCATTCTCTTCAACAGAAGATTTGATCCTGAATTGGTAATACCAGCAGTTTGACATCAATACTTATTGAAATGTTTTCCTCTGTCAATTTTTTTGAATACGTTTCAGATTTTAACCTGATTTTTCCATATTTTCAGGCTTTTTTTTGAATACCAGTTTTTCTTGAAATTTTCTTCTGAAAATCCATAACATGATCCTTATTTAATGATCACTGAATATGAATAATCAGTAAATCTTTGATATCATGGTGGCTATTCAGACACAAAATCTGACAAAACAATTTGGATCCCTTACTGCAGTGAATTCTCTATCTTTAACGATCCATAAGGGTACAATTTTCGGGCTTCTCGGACCTAACGGAGCCGGAAAAAGTACACTTCTTTCGATGCTTTGTACCATATTAAATCCGACATCCGGCACTGCTAAGGTCAATGGATTCGATATTCTCACTGAATCAGAAAAAGTCAGACAAAGTATAGGCATCGTGTTTCAGAGCATCAGTATCGATGACCGACTTACCGGCAGAGAAAATCTGAAATTTCATGCCATGCTCTATGATGTACCGGATGATAAAATTAAAGGGCGAATTGATGAAGTCCTTTCTCTTCTTGAACTCTCCGAACGGGCAGACGACCTTGTCAGGACATATTCTGGAGGAATGATACGTCGTCTTGAAATGGCACGGGGACTTCTTCATCATCCACATATCCTTTTTCTTGATGAACCTACCATTGGCCTCGATCCTCAGACCCGAGAACATATCTGGTCATATATTCAGGAATTAACACGAAAAAAGAAAGGAGATCTGACAGTCCTGCTTACCACCCACTACATGGATGAAGCAGATCTGCTCTGTGATGAAGTTGCAATTATTGATAAAGGGCAGGTTATCGTCCGGGATACACCCGGAAACCTGAAACAGGGTTTACAGGGCGAAAAAATAAGGATAAAAATGAACTCTCCGGAGATTCTTGCATCACTACTATCAGGAAATCCCAGAATTTGCAAAGTCCTGATAGAATCCGGACTCCTTGAGGTACAGGTCATTCATAATGGAAATATTGTTCAGGAGATCTTTGACATCGCCAGAGAATCTGGTATTGAGATAGAACATATCAGTATTCATGAACCCTCAATGCATGACGTCTTTTTATACTACACAGGTGAAGAGATTCGAAAAGAAGAGGAGGATAATTTCACATCACAATACAGGAAAATGAGGAGGAGACGATGAACAAGGAGATCAAAGCCATATACACCATATGGCTTCGTGAAATGACAAAATTCTCCCGGGAACGAGTGAGTATTGCAAGTTCACTGGTTACACCGGTTCTCTGGCTTTTTGTATTTGGTGGAGGAATGGGAATCAATGTCCGGATGGGTATTATGGGTAATGGGTATTCGGCATTTATTTTTCCGGGAATCATCGGGATGACACTTCTGATGACCTCAATCAGATCAGGAATATCCATCATATGGGATAGGGATTTTGGATTTTTAAAAGAGATCATGGTTGCTCCGATATCCCGTATCTCGATAGTACTGGGAAAGGCCCTTGGAGGAGCAACTACCGCAATTATTGAGGGAGTATTTATTCTCCTGCTCGCGTTTATTGTAGGTATACATCTGTCAATTATTCAGATTATCCTCGTAATTCCGGTTATGTTTTTGATCTCACTCGGGTATAACGGGTTTGGACTTGCTTTTGCATCGTCAATCCAGAGTTCTGAAGGTTTCCAGGGAATTATGGGATTTATCATCATGCCCACCTTTTTTTTTAGTGGGGCATTATGGCCACTTACCAATGCTCCCGGATGGCTGAAAACAATCAGTTATTGTAACCCGTTAACCTATGGGGTTGATGTTATGCGTCACATTATCCTGGGGGAGGGTCAGTTCCTGCTGCCTGCTGATATCCTGGTAATAATCTGTTTTGCTACAGGAACCCTGATTCTTACCTCTCACTTCTTTTCAATAAAAAAATGAATCAGTATGGCTGAATATTTCTCTTTTTTAAAAAAATATGATCACCATTGAGAATAAAATTTCATATTTTTAATATTCTTTGAGGATGAAAAAATACTATGATAAATAAAAGCAGAATATATGGTGCCAGAAGGTTTCTCTTTACAGTTTTACTTCTTTTGATTATTCCATTCTCAAATTCAGCATCCTGTCAGGTTTGTAATGGAGAAAATTTCACAATAGATTGCCTTATTCTAGGAGATATTGACGAAGATAACTTATCCTTTTTCCAAACCGTCGATCCAAAGGACATCGGAAGAGCTTTGGATATTAGCAGATACCCTTCGTTAGACAATAATTCATTCATGGCATCATTAATTTCCGATGATTCAGGAAATGATGATGGCGCTGCTGTAATGAACCTTGAAACTGAAGGAGTTCTTGCCATGCAGGAGGCAAACAAAAATCAAAAGCGTTTTGAGGTTCCAGAAGATTTAATGAATATTCCCGCAGGATCTTTCAGTCATCTTGAGATGTTCAATTACACTCCTTCTGAATGGGACCAGACTGGTGGAATTGATGAACATTGTGGAAATTGCTGGGTTTTTGCAGATACCGGAGCTCTGCAACTTGATATGGCCTATCACCAGAACATGACCGAACAACTATCAGTCCAGTATTTTACCTCTTCTTACCATAATGGAACCGGTATCTGGGCCTGTTGTGGTGGTTCGCCCATATGGTTTGCAGACTTTTATAACACTACCAAAAAAGCAATTCCCGTAACCAATACCAATGCATCATTTATTGATAGCAAAAGCATTTGCGATAAGGGCGAATCTACCGCGATACATGCCTCATATATATCAACAACTCCCTATTACCCTATAGAACAGATATCGGCCGAGATGATTAGTACCAACAGCAAGTATGAAGGAAGGGTAATTAAAAATGAGACCGCAATAAATTCAATTAAAGCTGCATTGCATAGTGAGAAGGCAGTACTTATTGTCTATACACCAGACGACTGGAGCAAAATGATGAATTACTGGAAAAACCAGACCTCGGAAGAGATCTTTGTTCCCGATTCTACCCCTGGTGCAACTCATAATGATGGAGGTCATGTAATGCTGATTCTCGGATATAATGATACAGACCCCAAGATGCGGTACTGGCAAATATTGAACAGCTGGGGAGGGCCATATAATCACCCTGAAGGTATATTTAAACTTTCAATGGACCTAGATTATTCCCTACAGTGTCCTGATGGTGTCAATGCCTATGAATTCTATGTCTTAAATGTGACGTATCCGGAGATCTCCACATAGGGCTTAATATCAATCTTTTTTCTGGTATTGTTCAATTTTTCATCGCCAATTCTTATGTATTTACATTATTTAACCATTTCAACAAATATTTTATAAAAAATTTATTCATTATAATCTCGTCATACTTTTTTTCATATTTACATACTTATGTGTGTTAAAAAAATAAATTCGCATAAATTATATGATATGAAACAAAATAGCACATAGTGATTTCTAAAAAAATAGCGGAATCACATAACTCATTTGGTGTATAATGAAACTAAATTCATAATATTTAATGCCATTGTTGGCATTTCTCGTTATTGCATTATTGTTTCAGCCGATATATGCGGACGAATCATATCCGCGAACCATTACTGACCTGGCAGGGCGAACAATTACCATTGAGAAACCCATTGAACGGATTATTACAAATAATCCGGATAACTCACGAATTGTAATCGCCCTTGGTGATGGAGATAAACTGGTTGCATCAGATGAATGTACTGTTGAAACCGGTGGCTGTGTCTGTCCGATGGGTTCAAATAATGAAACACTCTGTGAAGCCTGTTGGCAGGGGGTTACTCCGGGTGGCCTTGATAACCTTCCGGTAACCAACACGCGGTATACGATGAACCAGGAGCAGATGGCATCTTTAAAACCGGATATTATCCTGATGTCTTCAGATAAAGAAGCAGACGAGGTCCAGGAACATGTTGGTGTCCCGGTATTTGTTGCAGCACCGGATTATTCTATCCAGGGAATGAAGAAGCATATCACCGCAGTTGGTAGTGTTCTTGGAAAAGAAGCAGAAGCCAAAGACCTAAATTCATTCATTGACAGTGAAGTAAAGAAAGTCACCGACATCTCCAGTACTATCCCGGAAAACGAGAAGAAAAAAGTATATTTCGCAACCCGTGGGGCAATGAAAGGATTCTATGACGCAAAGGAAGGGAGAGACTTTACCCGGACTGATAATAAATACGACCCACTTGCACTTGCCGGTGGCCTTAACGTTGCCAAAGATGCTGCAGATGGGAATGTAAATGTCGGAATTGAACAGATTATTGCCTGGAATCCGGACGTAATTCTGGTCGCCTGCAGTTCACCTGAAGATTCCGGAGTAGATTTCATCCTGGATGCACCAGAACTTCAATCTATCACAGCGGTTAAGGAAGGAAAAGTCTACAATACCTTCTATCCAAACTGCCGGGGAAGCCCCCATGACCGAAACCTGATTAACATGTTCTATATTGGAAAACTTCTCTATCCAGAAAAATTCAAAGACATTAACTTCGAAGCAGAGGGTAATGCAATTATGAAGGAATTCCTCGGTGTAGATGGTGTATTCTCCGAGTACATGGATTATCTGCAATTTCCAAATACCCAAAGCACATGAACCCTATTATCAATTATAATGAACTCTGGCGTATTCTGCATCAAAGAAGACGAGCAGGAGGACAGGATTGGGACAAACGGGCCCATTCTTTTTTTAAAGCAGTGTCCGGAAACGATGAAGCAGAAAAAGTAATCCCTTCTCTTAACCTGACCGATTCTGATACAGTATTGGATATGGGAGCCGGAACAGGCAGATTTGCAGTCCCGATGGCCAAATACGCAGCCCATGTTACTGCTCTTGAGCCATCATCCGGAATGGCATCTTACCTTGAGAAAAGTATGGAAGAAGAAGGTCTTTCCAACTATACCCTCGTCAGGAAACGGTGGGAAGATGTGAAGATAGGTCAGGACATTCCAGTTCATGATGTCGTTTTTGCGTCAAACTCACTCGGTTTTCCGGATTTGGCAGATGGCCTTAAAAAACTTGATGCAGCAGCCAGAAAAGCAGTACATATTCTCTGGTTTGCAGGTCCACAGCGACATCCTATGGATCCTGAACTGAAAAAGCGTCTTGGAAGAGAGGAGGAAAGGGATTTCGGACCCGATTACATCTTTATTGCACAGGTTCTGCACGACATGGGAATCTATGCAAATGTTGAGGTTCATCCCACCCGGACAGTACACAGATATGAAAATCTGGATGAAGCAGTCGCCTGGTGGGAAGAAAGGGGTGATATCAGCCCTGAAGAAAAACCAATCCTGAGAGAATTTTTATCTGAAAAATTAAACTGCACTGTTGATGGACACCCGGTCATGCAACGAAACGGATGGCGTGCCAGAATATGGTGGGAGAAGGAGAATCGTGCCGAATGAGTTCACCTTACGAACCTGTCTCTGAAGCAGCAAAGAATCACCGGCAGAAACGAAATCAAAAACTCATTGAAGTTAAAAAAGAGTACCGAAGATTATTAGGGAGAAAAATTGCTTTTCTCACTGGAATAGTTCTCCTCATCATTTTTGCTGTTGCCTATATTATTACTCTGGGTCCACTTGGGATTACTATTCCCCAGGTCTATGAAACACTTCTTGCACGGTATTTACCCGGATTTTTCAACATGGACACAGTATTTGAGCAGGTTGTCTGGAATATCCGGTTTCCACGAATCATAGGTGGCATTTTTGCAGGATTCGGATTTGGCATCTGTGGCTGTGTTATGCAAGCGGTTCTGAAAAATCCTCTTGCAAGTCCATTTACCCTTGGAATTTCTTCTGGAGCACATTTTGGTGTTGCCATTGCAGCAGTATTTGGGGTGGCAATTATTGGTGGAGAATATCTCCTGATTGCAAACGCTTTTTTATTTGCCATGCTTTGTTCTCTTTTTATTGTATCTCTGGCAGCATTAAAGGGGGCAACTTCAGAAACCCTTATTCTCGCAGGAATTGCGGTGAATTACCTATTTTCATCACTTTCTCAGCTTATGGCTTACTTTGCCAATGATGAACAACTCCGGCTTATGTCACTCTGGGGGATGGGAGATCTTTCTGCCTTTTCCTGGAGTAAATTTGGCCTGTTTGTTGCGATATTTGTCATATGTACTCCCATCCTTCTATCAAAGGCCAGGGATTTGAACCTGATGACAATCGGAGATGACTCAGCGCTCAGTCTTGGCGTGAATGCCAACCGTGTGAGAATGGTTACCATGATGATTTCATCTGTTCTCGTTGCTACAATCGTCTGTTTTACTGGGACCATCGGATTTATCGGTCTAGTTGCTCCTCACATGGCCAGGATGCTTATCGGGACGGATCATCGTATTTTGATTCCAGCTTCTGGTATATTGGGTGCCTGTCTTCTTATCTGTGCAGACGCTGTCGCAATGAATATCATCGGACCTACTATCATTCCAACAGGAATAATGACTGCTCTACTTGGCGTACCGTTCTTCCTGTACCTGGTATTAAAAGGAAAAAGAAAGGAGTTCTGGTAATGAACATTAAACTCTCGGTTCAAAACCTGGAATTTGCCTATCAGTCTACACCGGTTTTTTCCGGGATGTGCATGGAAATTCCAAAGGGAAACCTGGTCTCAATTCTGGGACCGAATGGATCAGGAAAATCTACATTTATCAAGTGTGTAGACCGTATCTTAAACCCGAAAAAAGGGGATATTACTGTTGATGGTATAACAGTTTCATCATTTAACCGGAGGGATCTTGCAAAAAAGATATCATATGTCCCGCAAAGTTCGGTTCGGATCTTTCCACATTCAGTTTTTGATATGATCCTCATGGGTCGAAGACCTCACCTTGGTTGGGCAAGTTCTGGTGAAGATGAAGAACGAGTCTGGGATGTTATTTCCCTGCTGGGCCTTGAAGATATTGCACTTCATTCTTTTAACGAATTGTCCGGTGGACAACAACAAAAAGTCCTCATTGCCCGGGCCCTTGTGCAGGAGACGGACCTGATGCTCCTTGATGAACCAACATCCAATCTTGACATCTGGCATCAACTGGATGTTATGAGAATTGTTTCAGATCTTGTAGCGGAACAAGAAATCACAACGCTCATGGCAGTTCACGATCTCAATATGGCTTCACGGTTTTCCGACCTGATAATTCTTATGAAAAAGGGAAGTATTCATGCAGCAGGAAAACCTTGTGATGTTCTCACTTCTGAGAACATTGCTGAAGTGTACGGGGTAAAAGCTGATGTCCATTGTCATGATGGGGTGCCAGTGATAATACCGTATCAACAAATTCAGGGGAATGGGACGAGAAACACTCCTATTTTTTGTCATGCTACCTGATTCAGAGAAATTCTTTTATTTATATTGATTCGTGTATCAACCGGCCTAATGAAAAGAGATATTCAATCAAAAAAAAAGGATATCTTGCCTTCAGGATAAACGTACGCTTTTTTATCCCACTTTTGGCACTTTTTTTCTCGTAACGGTCATCATCCCAAAGTAGATTGTAATCACTAGTGCAAGGAGAAGACCGGATAAAAAACCCATGCCATACCCGGATGCAGTAATTATCACTCCGGTCACAAATGGACCGGATGAATGCCCGATATCCATTATTGAAGACAATGCACCCATAGAGGCACCCATTTCTTCTTTCCGAGCAATATCGGCGATATATTTTGTCGTTGCAACAGTTGAAAGTGACATTCCGAGTCCGGATGCAAGAGTGAGGATGAAGAGAAGGATAATTGTCGAACAGAATGGTATGAGAAAAACTGATACACCCAAAAGCATGAGACCTGCCATTATCTGGTACCGGGGATCTTTTTTATCTGCCATTTTTCCGAAAAACGGTTTTGTAAGAGCAATCGAGAGAACTTGCACGGCGAAGAAGATCCCAATGAGATATGCCTCAAATCCCTGACTGACTAAGTAAACCGGAAAAAACGTCTCGAATGCTCCGAAAACAAAATACGTTCCCATGTCAACATAGGCTGTTGCCCGGAGCCGGGAGTCGGCCCAGAATATCTGAAGACTTTTCACAAACACGCCAAAGGTCAGTGCAACATCAATCCCTTTCTTATCTCCGGGAATTCTGAATATGAGCAGACAGACAATAAGTCCGGCGATGAATGCTGCCAGATACACACTCTGGTACCTGAAAATACCTGGTGTTATTGCAAAAAATGAGATGAGCAGGCCACCGACCAGAGGAGCTAAGGTCCGGCCATAGAGTGTAGCAGATGAATACTGACCGATTCGTTCACCTTTCGTGACAGAAAACCGTTCGGCTATGATTGCAGATATCACCGGCCCGAGAATCGCAGTAGCCATCCCATGAAAGAACCGGACCGGGATGAGCATGAGAGGATCTGCTATGAAAAGATACAAAAGTGGAGCAGTCAGGAATACACCTCCGGCGAAAAGGAGCATACGTCTCCTCCCCAGACGATCTGAAATGACACCTACCGGGAAACTGAGCAAAATTCCGGCAAGGGGTGATATTGCAGAGATCAGTCCGATAAGAGCGTCATTTGCTCCAAGAGAAGATGCATACAGAGGAAGAACAGGGTTTTTAGATATAGTAGTGGAGAATATTGCGAGAAATCCAATTACTGAAAGCTGGATGATGTATGCCCTATCGGTAAGACTCATAGTATACTATGTAATAAATATTCATATAAACTATCACCGAAAATAAGTTTCTTTATCTTGGTATCAAAAATTATTCTGGCATCGGATAAGACTTCTTTTGAGAGCTGAGATTATGCATAGCAGAAGTAGCACAGTACAGAATACCCGAATGCACGTTAGTTTGTTCAACATAATATGCACATAAATTATGATAAAATTAAATTATTTTATGTTTTTAGCTGGATGATTCATCATAGATTCTATATCTTACCCATAGTCACTCTTGAATCCTAGAAAAATAAGGCAATATCATAAAATCAATAAAAAAATCTTTTGGTTACATCTTTAAAAATTTTATTTTTAAAAATATCTTACCTGACTATAATCTTAATTCAATATTATTAATAAAATTTCAAAAAATTTACATTTTAATAAATAATACATTTTTTAAATAAATAACACCCATAATGAAATATGCTACCGATAATTGAGATCTCAAACCTTACGATCTCATTTCACGGTGATGAATACTGTCTTACTGCAATAGAAGACCTCACCCTGTCAATTTTCAAGGGTGAAACACTCGCCATAATCGGAGAGAGTGGAAGTGGGAAGTCCGTACTCGGACAGGCAATACTGTCAATCCTTCCAGAATCTGCAGAGATTCAGGGTATAATTAATTACAGTGAAAAAAATCTCCTCATGGCAAGCGATTCTGAACTTGAATCAATTCGGGGCGGACTCATCGGCTGGGTTCCACAAAATCCGAAGATGGGGTTTAATCCATCCATGAAAATGTGGAAACAAATTGCAGAGTCCATGATAATCCACACTGATAGTAGCTGGTCTGAAGCAAAAAGGCAGGCTATTTCCTTACTTGAACGATTCAAAGTTCTTCCTGCAGATCAATGGGCAGATGCATACCCGGTTTCATATAGTGGCGGTATGCTCCAGAGAGCCATGGTAGCAATGGGAACCAGTGTTAATCCGGATGTTATCATCGCTGATGAACCCACGAAAGGAGTCGATCTCCTGAATAAATCTGGAATAACTGATTTGTTTCTGGAAATGAAAAACCGGGGGATAACCCAGATTTTAATCACCCATGACCTTGATTTTGCACGAGAACTAGCTGACCGGGTAGCAGTATTATATTGTGGACAAATTGTAGAGATTACAAGCAAAGAAATATTCTTCACCCATCCACGGCATCCCTACTCCCACGGTCTGTTACAATCTCTCCCTCAAAATGGTCTTTGTCCGATTCCTGGAAATGCACCGCCCATGCATATCGTTCATACCGGATGCAGATTCAAAGACCGCTGTTCTGATTCAAAAAAAGAATGTAAAAATCCTGTCCCCTTCTTCTCAATGAATAAAGATTATGTCAGATGCTTCAACTATCATAACCGGGACCAGCCTTTGTAAAACATATGAATCAGGCATATTCACCCGCCAAAGTACATATGCTGTTCGGGATGTGGATTTTTCCATCCAAAAAGGGGAAACCTATGTACTTGTAGGTGAAAGTGGAAGCGGTAAAACAACGCTGGGAAAACTTCTCATTATGCTCATTCATCTCACCAGCGGGCATCTTTATTATAAAGGGACACAGGTGGACCCAAAACAAAAACAGGAATTGGGTTTATTTCGAAAGAAGATGCAGATTATCCCTCAGCACCCTGAAGATGCTCTTAATCCCCGGTGGAAAGTGAGTTATTCTGTTCTTGAACCATTCAGAATTCATGATGATCTTGAGTTACATGGAACAAAAAAAGAACGATTAACAGAACTTCTGGATATGACCGGACTCAATCATGAGTATGCAAACAGGTATCCTCATCAATTATCCGGAGGGGAACTTCAGCGGGCAGTTATAGCAAGAACACTTGCTTTAAAACCTGAATTCATCGTCTGTGATGAGCCTACATCCATGCTTGATGTATCAGTGCAGGCATCCATTATCCATCTTCTTCAAAGCATTCAGAAAAGAACACATGTTGCATTACTTTTTATAACTCATGACATCCGGATAGCATCTCTTATTGGTGACCGGATTGGGGTGATGTATCAGGGGCAGATCGTTGAAGAAGGAGAACATATCATGACCAAACCC comes from Methanospirillum hungatei and encodes:
- a CDS encoding aminoglycoside phosphotransferase family protein; protein product: MKPEMTIRPDIYSEIEQNIDILHIEPVCKGYSDDKKYLLTTKSEERFLLRITETDDTEVLSGRKEMFTLMNRLARYSSLVPRSQACWISQDAHFCIMIHEYMEGDDGEASLHKYSSDTQYEIGYRAGIELKKIHQLTAPATLSSWYARKKQKHERYCEVCNREHMVPQELDLEPVHAYIADNIHLMKDVRQTFQHDDYHPANLIINNGQLTGIIDFNRYDWVTPFTIFTNWHIFPAELVSHSHAVRLMGIS
- a CDS encoding ATP-binding cassette domain-containing protein, with the protein product MVAIQTQNLTKQFGSLTAVNSLSLTIHKGTIFGLLGPNGAGKSTLLSMLCTILNPTSGTAKVNGFDILTESEKVRQSIGIVFQSISIDDRLTGRENLKFHAMLYDVPDDKIKGRIDEVLSLLELSERADDLVRTYSGGMIRRLEMARGLLHHPHILFLDEPTIGLDPQTREHIWSYIQELTRKKKGDLTVLLTTHYMDEADLLCDEVAIIDKGQVIVRDTPGNLKQGLQGEKIRIKMNSPEILASLLSGNPRICKVLIESGLLEVQVIHNGNIVQEIFDIARESGIEIEHISIHEPSMHDVFLYYTGEEIRKEEEDNFTSQYRKMRRRR
- a CDS encoding ABC transporter permease, which codes for MNKEIKAIYTIWLREMTKFSRERVSIASSLVTPVLWLFVFGGGMGINVRMGIMGNGYSAFIFPGIIGMTLLMTSIRSGISIIWDRDFGFLKEIMVAPISRISIVLGKALGGATTAIIEGVFILLLAFIVGIHLSIIQIILVIPVMFLISLGYNGFGLAFASSIQSSEGFQGIMGFIIMPTFFFSGALWPLTNAPGWLKTISYCNPLTYGVDVMRHIILGEGQFLLPADILVIICFATGTLILTSHFFSIKK
- a CDS encoding C1 family peptidase, encoding MINKSRIYGARRFLFTVLLLLIIPFSNSASCQVCNGENFTIDCLILGDIDEDNLSFFQTVDPKDIGRALDISRYPSLDNNSFMASLISDDSGNDDGAAVMNLETEGVLAMQEANKNQKRFEVPEDLMNIPAGSFSHLEMFNYTPSEWDQTGGIDEHCGNCWVFADTGALQLDMAYHQNMTEQLSVQYFTSSYHNGTGIWACCGGSPIWFADFYNTTKKAIPVTNTNASFIDSKSICDKGESTAIHASYISTTPYYPIEQISAEMISTNSKYEGRVIKNETAINSIKAALHSEKAVLIVYTPDDWSKMMNYWKNQTSEEIFVPDSTPGATHNDGGHVMLILGYNDTDPKMRYWQILNSWGGPYNHPEGIFKLSMDLDYSLQCPDGVNAYEFYVLNVTYPEIST
- a CDS encoding ABC transporter substrate-binding protein, whose amino-acid sequence is MPLLAFLVIALLFQPIYADESYPRTITDLAGRTITIEKPIERIITNNPDNSRIVIALGDGDKLVASDECTVETGGCVCPMGSNNETLCEACWQGVTPGGLDNLPVTNTRYTMNQEQMASLKPDIILMSSDKEADEVQEHVGVPVFVAAPDYSIQGMKKHITAVGSVLGKEAEAKDLNSFIDSEVKKVTDISSTIPENEKKKVYFATRGAMKGFYDAKEGRDFTRTDNKYDPLALAGGLNVAKDAADGNVNVGIEQIIAWNPDVILVACSSPEDSGVDFILDAPELQSITAVKEGKVYNTFYPNCRGSPHDRNLINMFYIGKLLYPEKFKDINFEAEGNAIMKEFLGVDGVFSEYMDYLQFPNTQST
- a CDS encoding class I SAM-dependent methyltransferase, translated to MNPIINYNELWRILHQRRRAGGQDWDKRAHSFFKAVSGNDEAEKVIPSLNLTDSDTVLDMGAGTGRFAVPMAKYAAHVTALEPSSGMASYLEKSMEEEGLSNYTLVRKRWEDVKIGQDIPVHDVVFASNSLGFPDLADGLKKLDAAARKAVHILWFAGPQRHPMDPELKKRLGREEERDFGPDYIFIAQVLHDMGIYANVEVHPTRTVHRYENLDEAVAWWEERGDISPEEKPILREFLSEKLNCTVDGHPVMQRNGWRARIWWEKENRAE
- a CDS encoding FecCD family ABC transporter permease; amino-acid sequence: MSSPYEPVSEAAKNHRQKRNQKLIEVKKEYRRLLGRKIAFLTGIVLLIIFAVAYIITLGPLGITIPQVYETLLARYLPGFFNMDTVFEQVVWNIRFPRIIGGIFAGFGFGICGCVMQAVLKNPLASPFTLGISSGAHFGVAIAAVFGVAIIGGEYLLIANAFLFAMLCSLFIVSLAALKGATSETLILAGIAVNYLFSSLSQLMAYFANDEQLRLMSLWGMGDLSAFSWSKFGLFVAIFVICTPILLSKARDLNLMTIGDDSALSLGVNANRVRMVTMMISSVLVATIVCFTGTIGFIGLVAPHMARMLIGTDHRILIPASGILGACLLICADAVAMNIIGPTIIPTGIMTALLGVPFFLYLVLKGKRKEFW
- a CDS encoding ABC transporter ATP-binding protein is translated as MNIKLSVQNLEFAYQSTPVFSGMCMEIPKGNLVSILGPNGSGKSTFIKCVDRILNPKKGDITVDGITVSSFNRRDLAKKISYVPQSSVRIFPHSVFDMILMGRRPHLGWASSGEDEERVWDVISLLGLEDIALHSFNELSGGQQQKVLIARALVQETDLMLLDEPTSNLDIWHQLDVMRIVSDLVAEQEITTLMAVHDLNMASRFSDLIILMKKGSIHAAGKPCDVLTSENIAEVYGVKADVHCHDGVPVIIPYQQIQGNGTRNTPIFCHAT